TCAGACATTGTACTAGCCTGTAGAAgtgttagcaactcatctactgttTGTTTACCTTCTGAAATTTGATCGAGATATATTCGGATTATTTTCTCATGGTATGTTTATTTTACAATCTGCAGTTGCTTGATGAGAAGCAGAGTGAAAATGTTTGGCGATTTCTTCAGTCAATTAATGGGTATACCCTTACTCTCTTAGCTCTGGAAATTATTAGATCTACTGCAGACAATGTAGTGAAGAATTCATAGTGCTCTGATGCTTAAACAGGAGACACGACTTGATGGAAGATTTGAAGAAACTGCGGTGTCGGACTCTAATTTTTGTAGGTGAGAACTCTCCATTTCACTCAGAAGCCCTGAACATGACCAAAGAACTAGACAAGAGATACAGCGCATTGGTAGAGGTATTCTACTTGATCGAATCATCTCAAACCGTCTTGCATCCTTCTTTACGGTGAAATCCTCCTACCATCGACATTTATCTGGGATCTATTTCTCATCCTCTCATGGTTGTCTTGGCATCCTTGTCAAAACGCTGCAGGTTCAAGCATGTGGCTCGGTCGTGACAGAAGAGCAGCCCCATGCCATGCTGATCCCCTTGGAGTACTTCCTCATGGGGTATGGCTTGTACAGACCGACCAAGCTGAGCTACAGCCCGCGGAGTCCTCTCAGTCCGTTATGCATCTCTCCCGAACTGCTGTCGCCCGAAAGCATGGGACTGAAGCTAAAGCCAATCAAGACTCGGATCTCCCTTAAAGTCTGAGAAGATTAGTATCAAGAAACATACGACTTGTCGATAGGCAGAGGCACAATTTTGCCAAACAATGTAAAGCATCATGTACCTCCTATACAGACACAGTTTCTTGGCTCATTAGTGTAGGATTGTAGATATCATCGAGAATAAGCGAGCTTATTAAGGGCTGTTATCGAAATTTATTTGTCCTCAAATAACTTGTGTAAATCGATTTTTTATGATGACCAAAGTAATCAAGTGTTGCCCTCAATCATTAGCTTCAGCTTTTAAGATCTGCCAGAGGTAATGTTTGTCTCATTTCAATATTTCCAGATATGAACCAAGACTCAGTTATATGCTCAAGCTATGCAGTGTCGAACCAAAACAGCCTGGTTGTGTGATTTATGTACAAGACAATGTTGCTACTTGTCTATTGCTTTCCAGTCCAAACTCTTTGTCATGGATTGGACAATCTCTGGGGATTTAACAAGATACAGTGTGGATTCTGAATCACATATGTGAGAGACAACTAATGAAAGCAGATACTCTTCTGGCCTGCCCTAATGCATCAGTTACAGACTTCGACAGAGTTCACTAATACTAATAGGCAAAGAAAGGAGATGATTCAAGTGAATCGGGAACCTTAATATTAAGAACACAATAAGCTGCTGAGGAGTGGGAAGATTGGTTTCTTGGTCTCACCTTTTTCCCTCGCAGATGTTCTATTTCATCTCGACTTTAATATGGATTTCTCTTTTGGTAATCTTGACTCGATTTTGATTAGACACCGAGACAATCTAAAAGCTTAAAGATCTTCCCTTGGTAGATCGACACTGCCATGGCCTTCGAGGTTTCCTAGCAGCAGCAACTCCCAAGTAAAAACGAAACAGAGGATTGCAGAGGAGACCTCCGAGTAGGGAAGTCCCTTTCTGGTTTGTTAGTAGCAGTTAAGAGAGCCTGGAAAGAGGGGCTGCTCACGCACACACTCCCAAAGACTAGATTCTGATGCAGTGTCACATGTCTCCTGTGCCTCCCCTCACCTttctactttcttcttcttcttcttcatcatcctcCTCTTCTAACCCATGCCTTCCACAGATCTTTCATCGGCAGGCACTGGAAAATCTTGTACAGATGCGCATCAACAATACCTTCTTAGTGAGATGAAGGATAAGGAAAGAAACATGGGGTTTATCTCAAACTACAGTATAGCAAACACCAAGGTTAAAGATACGAAGAGTTCAAGTGAAACAACAGAGGCAGCATATGAAAGAGGGAACCGACGCAGTGCATGTTAGCGTCATCAGGTCCGACCTGACGCAGTGCATGGTTCAGCGCGCGAGGAGGCCATGGCCACCGCCGCGAGCTTCTGCAAGTTGAGCTTGACGACGGTGTCGGTGAACATCTTGGTGTCCTCCTCGGTGTTCCCCTCCGGGATGTCCACAACGTAGGACTCGAGGACGAGGGTGTAGGCCTTACCTTCCCGGTGGAGCTCGGTGACCGACGTGACGGAGCGGTAGTTCCTGAGCCGGTGCTCCCCGCCCATGACGCAGAAGCTGAGGACGTGGCGGTCGTCGTCCAGGATCTCCAGCCGCTCGACGCTGGTGGACGCCGGGAGGCCCGACACGACGGTGACCTCCCGGACGCTGCCGACGCCACCATCGCCGCGGACGAGGCGGCAGCTCTTGATGAAGTGCTTGTATCGCTCGGGCCGGTCGAAGCTACGGACGACGGGCCACACGGCGCACAGCGGGGCGTCGATGCGCTGCGTGATGAGGGAGGTGCACGTACCCGGCGCACGCGGGAAGGTGTGGTGCGCTCGGATCACCGGCTCCAGCTCTGCCATCTCCTCCTGTGTCAATCCCTGGGCAGGGTGGCAGTGCGGCTCCATggcttctctccctctctctctcctctcgctCTCTCTTTTAAGGGAAGATGGAGGAGCGAgtcgaggggagagagagagagaggatcgtGCAAGCTGGGCACGATTTGTACTTgttcacttctctctctctccctctatatatatatatacacacaaaagcTGTCATGTCAACTGCTCATGTCATCTGTAGGATAGGATCAAGGCAGGTTTATGGATGACTGTGAGTGACATCAAACGAATACATTGGTTCCCCTACTTGTCATGCAGTGGAACCAATGTAAAGCCAAAGAAGGGGCATGCTATAGAGATCATCACAGTTGTTTGTTAATTATTCTGAAGAAATCTAATTCCACAGCACATTTCTATATAACATATCTGACTGAATTGAAAATTTGCATCAGATCAGAATAAGGTTGTTTTGGATCAGATAATGCAAACAGCAGCAGGAAGATTCAAAGAAATCCAAAGAAATGCAATGTTTTGGATCAGATTCTACTATTCCAATGCTAGTTTTATCTAACCACATACTTCATACTAGTGGTCAAAGAGAACACTGCAAGTACAAGAAATTGTACCACCTGTGTATTAACCATATAGAATTTCTAAACAGAATTATTAAAAGAAAGAAGTCAGACAAGTTTCTAAGTTAGATAAACAAAATTTTGAAAGAGATGCAAGAGAAGGGTGGGGAAAAAGGCATTGGCATACTAGTATTCTACTTTCCCCCAAGTGTGGGGAATTGTCCAGGATCCTCAATGGAAGGAGCATAAGTGTGGCTTACTGCTGCACTGCCAAATCGCTCCATGATCACCTTGGCCTTTGCCATGGCCATGACCACCAAGACTGTAGCATCTTTCCTCTTCAGCTGGTCTCAGAAACTCTGTGATACTCGGACTAGAGCAGGAAATCACATCGGTTTGGTTCCGTTCAAAGCAAACTTATTTATCAGAGAATACAATACCTTTTTGCTCCGCTCCACCTGATCAGCACTATATTTTTTTCTTCCCATATCCTTGTCGGAACCCTATTAAAATCATTAGTAACGTTAAAATTTGATTTTGCTAACGATCTATTACATGGAGGTGGAGCCTACAAGAGGTGATGTGACTAAGCTTACCAACTTAATAAAATGTAATTTCCCACATCAACCAGTTCAACAGGTGAACACAAACAGAAAACATAAGCACATTTTTTTCCAGACAAAGTTAAAATGTAATAATCTAAAAGAAAATATTCAATGAGTGGTTTCATTTATTTCTTCCTTTTCTATTCAAGCCATACTTCCTTTCAAAGATGCAGTTAGAAATCCACTCCCTCGTATATATCTATGACAAACATTTGAAAATGTAGAACTGGCAATGCATTCTTTGGTAGCACTAAAGATACTAACTGAAGTACTAGCTTTGCTACTTCAAACAATATAGTGGTACGTTTACAGGACGTCTCAAGTTGTCAGCTCCCTCCTCGAAAACATCCATGCAAAACATGTGGTGGCTTT
The window above is part of the Musa acuminata AAA Group cultivar baxijiao chromosome BXJ2-6, Cavendish_Baxijiao_AAA, whole genome shotgun sequence genome. Proteins encoded here:
- the LOC135586262 gene encoding abscisic acid receptor PYL2-like isoform X3; its protein translation is MEPHCHPAQGLTQEEMAELEPVIRAHHTFPRAPGTCTSLITQRIDAPLCAVWPVVRSFDRPERYKHFIKSCRLVRGDGGVGSVREVTVVSGLPASTSVERLEILDDDRHVLSFCVMGGEHRLRNYRSVTSVTELHREGKAYTLVLESYVVDIPEGNTEEDTKMFTDTVVKLNLQKLAAVAMASSRAEPCTASGRT